The Chitinophaga flava genome has a segment encoding these proteins:
- the galB gene encoding beta-galactosidase GalB: MNRITALLVLLLTWMPSGDVFSQSQMHREGNADVQSFDSEWRFRRFGLQADGSQMPEPAGLEQSGLDDHQWTQLDLPHDWAIAGPFRIELSGNTGKLPWKGIGWYRKKFVVDTKDAGRRIFLDFDGAMAYAKIWVNGKYVGTWPYGYSSFRMDITPFLNFGKDNTVAVRLDTESWDSRWYPGAGLYRHVWLVKTQPVHTAHWGTYITTDNISERQADVCLKVNIQNQGRKHMTSQVTTELFESPDGKNMGRKVAYFKPQSVQISPDSTRELSAHLTLSAPRLWTLETPAVYIARTTVNTPGMKPDIYNTVFGIRKLEFTHGKGFLLNGKRTEIKGVCLHHDLGSLGAAINTAALRRQLTIMKNMGCNAIRTSHNPPAPELLELADQMGLLVWDESFDAWKRGKRKNDYNKLFPEWHEKDLVAMVHRDRNHPAVIIWSIGNEVMDQQDVAITRELTDIVHREDPTRPVSNAYNDPDGGRASGAAACLDLMGVNYFFSKQPQWDNDERFKNKPTMGSETSSCVSSRGTYFFGTNYENYQVTSYDVAWPGWGCSPDEQFRINARYPHLLGEFVWTGFDYLGEPTPFNSDETNLLNFRTDSTKRKELEKALEEIRKKNPPSRSSYFGIVDLCGFPKDRFYSYQAHWRPDYPMAHIMPHWTWPGRKDSITPVHVYTSGDMAELFLNGESKGKKYKRPGEDFRLVWDSVVYQPGELRVVAYKNGKVWATDTMRTVGPRQKLLLLPETNTVKADGVDLCYIKLLVCDENNRMVPDASDNLNFSIEGPGEIVATDNGDATCLISFSSLVRPAYNGMAQVIIKAKKGAGGKIKVLAQTDTGLKKAETIINIK; the protein is encoded by the coding sequence TTGGATTACAGGCAGATGGCTCTCAAATGCCCGAACCTGCCGGACTTGAACAGTCCGGTCTTGATGATCATCAATGGACACAATTGGATCTGCCACATGACTGGGCAATTGCAGGCCCTTTTAGAATAGAACTTTCCGGAAATACAGGAAAGCTGCCCTGGAAAGGAATCGGATGGTACCGCAAGAAATTTGTAGTAGATACCAAAGATGCAGGCAGAAGAATTTTTCTTGATTTTGATGGTGCAATGGCCTACGCCAAAATATGGGTCAACGGTAAGTATGTAGGGACCTGGCCCTATGGTTACAGCTCTTTCAGAATGGACATCACCCCATTTCTTAATTTCGGAAAGGATAACACGGTGGCTGTAAGACTGGACACAGAATCCTGGGATTCCAGGTGGTATCCTGGTGCAGGATTATACCGGCATGTCTGGTTGGTAAAAACGCAACCCGTTCATACTGCTCATTGGGGTACCTATATCACTACGGATAATATTTCTGAAAGACAGGCTGATGTTTGTTTAAAAGTAAATATACAAAACCAGGGCAGGAAACACATGACCAGCCAGGTAACGACAGAATTGTTTGAGTCTCCGGATGGAAAAAATATGGGCAGAAAGGTCGCTTATTTTAAACCTCAGTCTGTGCAAATCTCTCCTGATAGTACCAGGGAGCTTTCTGCGCACCTGACACTGTCTGCTCCCAGGTTATGGACATTAGAAACTCCGGCTGTATATATTGCCAGAACTACTGTAAATACACCGGGTATGAAACCGGATATTTATAATACAGTTTTTGGTATTCGAAAGCTGGAATTTACACATGGGAAAGGATTTTTACTGAATGGTAAAAGAACTGAGATCAAGGGTGTATGTCTGCATCATGATCTGGGTTCATTGGGTGCAGCTATTAATACTGCTGCGCTGCGACGTCAGCTTACCATTATGAAAAACATGGGTTGTAATGCTATCCGTACTTCGCATAACCCTCCTGCGCCGGAATTGCTCGAACTTGCTGATCAGATGGGCCTTTTGGTATGGGATGAATCATTTGACGCCTGGAAGAGAGGCAAACGTAAAAACGATTACAACAAACTCTTTCCTGAATGGCATGAAAAAGACCTGGTAGCGATGGTACACAGAGATAGAAACCATCCTGCTGTGATAATATGGTCTATAGGAAATGAAGTGATGGACCAGCAGGATGTGGCGATTACCCGGGAGCTTACGGATATCGTACATAGAGAAGATCCCACACGCCCGGTTTCAAATGCATATAATGACCCGGATGGCGGAAGAGCCAGCGGAGCTGCTGCCTGCCTGGATTTAATGGGTGTCAATTATTTCTTTTCAAAACAGCCACAGTGGGATAATGATGAGCGCTTTAAGAATAAACCAACGATGGGAAGTGAAACATCATCATGTGTAAGCTCCAGAGGAACGTATTTTTTTGGGACCAACTATGAAAACTATCAGGTCACCTCTTATGACGTTGCCTGGCCGGGTTGGGGATGCTCTCCGGATGAGCAGTTCAGGATAAATGCCAGATACCCGCATTTATTGGGCGAATTCGTTTGGACGGGGTTTGATTACCTGGGAGAACCAACGCCTTTCAATTCTGATGAAACCAATTTGTTGAATTTCCGTACTGACTCCACCAAACGAAAGGAACTGGAAAAAGCATTGGAGGAAATCAGAAAAAAGAATCCTCCTTCCAGGAGCAGCTATTTTGGAATTGTTGATTTATGTGGCTTCCCTAAAGACAGATTTTATAGCTATCAGGCGCACTGGAGGCCGGATTACCCGATGGCACACATCATGCCTCACTGGACATGGCCTGGAAGAAAGGATAGTATCACACCTGTGCATGTTTATACCTCTGGTGATATGGCAGAACTTTTTCTGAACGGGGAAAGTAAAGGAAAGAAGTATAAGCGACCCGGTGAAGATTTCCGGCTGGTTTGGGATAGTGTTGTCTATCAACCAGGTGAATTAAGGGTGGTAGCCTATAAAAACGGGAAAGTGTGGGCTACGGACACCATGCGTACAGTTGGCCCCAGGCAAAAACTGTTGCTGTTGCCTGAAACCAATACGGTAAAAGCCGATGGAGTGGATCTGTGTTATATCAAATTACTTGTTTGTGATGAAAACAATAGGATGGTACCTGATGCATCAGATAATCTGAATTTTTCGATAGAAGGACCTGGTGAAATTGTGGCAACAGACAATGGGGATGCTACTTGTCTTATATCATTCAGTAGCCTGGTTCGCCCTGCCTACAACGGAATGGCCCAGGTTATTATAAAAGCTAAAAAAGGTGCAGGCGGTAAAATTAAAGTGCTGGCACAAACGGATACAGGGTTAAAAAAAGCAGAAACTATTATCAACATAAAATAA